TAATACGATGGATAGGGGCATTATGGTGACAGAAGACGATTCCTGCGCCATGATAGAGAGGTTCTCCCTCAAAGTCCCAGGTCTCTATATGCTGGTAGAGCAGGGCCAGGGTCTGCCAGCCCTGCCAGGCGGGGACTACGAGGAGGAGTTCATCGCCACCCCACATAAGAGTCTCCATCTGTAAACATTTTTCATTGTCGATTGCTATGGAAAAATAGTCACTATTTCTCGCAAAGTTCAGCAGGTTGCTGAGAAATGTAGCTCTTTTTTTGTTGAGTTCATCATCAAATTTTTTCTGGGTATATTCTGTTTTGCAAAATTTCTGCTGCAATGTTCCAAAGCTGTTACCATCGGTGTAGATAACGGCCATTTTATGTTGCAGAGTCTTGCTTGGGCTGTTTGCGGTGAGTTTTTCAAGGTCATGGGTGAACTTGTCTGTGATCCCTTCATTGAGAGTGCGTTGCAGCTCATTTTGGTAAAAATGGTGTTTTTTGTTCCGGCCATAATCATGGCGAATTTTAACAGGTGGAGAGACGATTTTTTCAGGTGCTTTAATGGCAATTGTGGTGGTTGCCGGGCGCAATCGATCCAGGGAGCATTCCCATATGTTATTTTTATCATTCCATTTGGGGCTGACCAGAGTAGGTTGCTGATATTGCCTCCAGTGATTACGGGCAATAACTTTTTCAAGTTGATTACGAAATTTTTCATCATCGGTAGTGATGATATCCACAACAAAGGTGGCATAACATAAGTTTTTGTCTTTTTTTAAAATATCATCAACTTGCTGTCGTATTTCTTCCGGTTTATCGGCGCTGAATTTAAAGAGTCCGACAGATGCTCCGGTACTGATTTCTTCCAGGGTAAAGTGCTGATTTTTTTCCTTAAAAGTCTTTTTGAGATTCCGGATTGCTTTCAGGAGCAAAAGGCCGCCGCCCCGAATAACACTGAGCTGTTCCGTGTCCTCAATAAAATTGGCAATGTTCACCGCTTCTATACGCAGGTAGTTGGTTGGCATGGTATCTTGTCCTCGGCGGGAGTTATGTTGGCAGTTATTTTGTAATGAATGGGGCTCATGATAAAAATTTTTTATATAGTAGCCGGAGAATA
The DNA window shown above is from Desulfomarina profundi and carries:
- a CDS encoding Cas10/Cmr2 second palm domain-containing protein; the protein is MPTNYLRIEAVNIANFIEDTEQLSVIRGGGLLLLKAIRNLKKTFKEKNQHFTLEEISTGASVGLFKFSADKPEEIRQQVDDILKKDKNLCYATFVVDIITTDDEKFRNQLEKVIARNHWRQYQQPTLVSPKWNDKNNIWECSLDRLRPATTTIAIKAPEKIVSPPVKIRHDYGRNKKHHFYQNELQRTLNEGITDKFTHDLEKLTANSPSKTLQHKMAVIYTDGNSFGTLQQKFCKTEYTQKKFDDELNKKRATFLSNLLNFARNSDYFSIAIDNEKCLQMETLMWGGDELLLVVPAWQGWQTLALLYQHIETWDFEGEPLYHGAGIVFCHHNAPIHRITRLAKELTEEAKSCNRRKNLFQYCVLESFDYISQDLHHYRKEQFPGTLNSAPLSLDGTKIAAIQKPFIQLKELFPRRKVHSLARAAVQDGRDNSTLLFEKEMERTRDVVDEKAFSSAENLAKLSFFNNPPETDKCPPSMWIHICELWDYICPMNDNGGGI